The following are encoded in a window of Pygocentrus nattereri isolate fPygNat1 chromosome 5, fPygNat1.pri, whole genome shotgun sequence genomic DNA:
- the med6 gene encoding mediator of RNA polymerase II transcription subunit 6, translating into MAASDLRDNLLGVSWVDSGWVPILNPGNVLDYFSERSNPFYDRTCNNEVVKMQRLTLDHLNQMVGVEYILLHAQEPILYIIRKQQRQSPTQVVPLADYYIIAGVVYQAPDLGSVISSRVLSAVHGIQSAFDEAMSFCRYHPSKGYWWHFKDQEEREKVKPKSKKKEEPSSLFQRQRVDALLLDLRNKFPPMFYQPKPGEKPVPVEVKKEPELPAEAAKQEEREAATKTPAPSGPSKPPPEKRARLQ; encoded by the exons ACAACCTGCTGGGCGTCTCGTGGGTGGACAGCGGCTGGGTCCCCATCCTAAACCCAGGCAACGTTCTCGACTACTTCTCCGAACGTAGCAACCCTTTTTACGACCGAACATGCAACAACGAGGTGGTGAAGATGCAGAGGCTGACTCTGGACCACCTGAA tcaGATGGTTGGGGTGGAGTATATACTGCTTCACGCTCAGGAGCCCATCCTCTACATCatcagaaaacagcagagaCAGTCGCCCACACAAG TCGTCCCCCTGGCTGATTATTACATCATCGCTGGTGTGGTTTATCAGGCCCCAGACCTCGGCTCAGTCATCAGCTCCAGAGTG CTGTCGGCTGTGCACGGTATTCAGTCAGCGTTCGATGAGGCCATGTCCTTCTGCCGTTATCACCCGTCCAAAGGCTACTGGTGGCATTTTAAAGACCAGGAGGAACGAG AGAAAGTAAAGCCCAAATCTAAGAAGAAAGAAGAGCCAAGTTCGCTGTTCCAGAGGCAGAGAGTGGACGCGTTACTGCTGGACCTGCGGAACAAATTCCCACCAATGTTCTACCAG CCCAAACCTGGAGAGAAACCCGTTCCTG tggAGGTGAAGAAAGAGCCTGAGCTGCCGGCAGAAGCAGCTAAACAGGAGGAGCGAGAAGCGGCCACTAAAACTCCAGCACCATCTGGACCCAGTAAACCTCCCCCTGAGAAGCGAGCGCGGCTTcagtaa